The following coding sequences lie in one Treponema socranskii subsp. buccale genomic window:
- a CDS encoding type II toxin-antitoxin system Phd/YefM family antitoxin, producing MQGTIEVGAFDAKTHFSELLRKIEKGITVTVTKNGRPVATLTKATADTTRARDACRRIEARAKLIASRGKPVSLKEINKWKTDGRA from the coding sequence ATGCAGGGTACAATCGAAGTCGGTGCATTCGACGCGAAAACACATTTTTCCGAACTGCTCCGTAAAATCGAAAAAGGCATTACGGTTACCGTAACGAAAAACGGCCGCCCCGTCGCGACGCTTACAAAAGCAACCGCCGATACGACACGCGCGCGCGATGCCTGCCGCCGTATCGAAGCACGGGCAAAACTCATCGCTTCGCGCGGCAAGCCCGTCAGTCTGAAAGAAATAAACAAGTGGAAAACCGATGGAAGAGCGTAA
- the rpsM gene encoding 30S ribosomal protein S13: MARIEGVDIPNKHISIALTYIYGIGRPAARDICEKAKVDPQKLANDLTEEELARVREAIDKNYKVEGRLRTEIGLNLKRLMDIGCYRGLRHRRGLPVRGQRTRTNARTRKGKKKTVANKKKA; this comes from the coding sequence ATGGCTCGAATTGAGGGTGTGGATATCCCGAACAAACACATAAGCATTGCATTGACGTATATCTACGGTATCGGCCGCCCCGCGGCGCGCGATATCTGCGAAAAGGCTAAAGTAGATCCGCAAAAATTGGCAAACGATCTTACGGAAGAAGAGCTTGCCCGTGTGCGCGAAGCGATCGACAAAAATTACAAAGTCGAAGGCCGGCTCCGTACGGAAATCGGTTTGAACTTAAAGCGGCTTATGGATATCGGCTGCTACCGCGGACTGCGTCACAGGCGCGGGCTTCCGGTACGCGGACAGCGCACGCGCACGAATGCGCGCACACGCAAAGGCAAAAAGAAGACGGTCGCCAACAAGAAAAAGGCGTAA
- a CDS encoding HAD-IA family hydrolase, whose translation MEIAHLLFDLDSTLYAPESDMTKGFLERTITLVADFFHISREEAAERRLSNLPHYSTTLEWMRHEGLTDIERYLAYIHPESEADELDADENLRPLLTSIDMPKSILTNSPREHAERVLEKLNVADEFESICDIRDCAFKGKPYESAYRRALEKCGGTIGDTLFLDDQRKYIDGYTALGGNAVLVGAAGESSASNAARESDFAQGRVFRIPNIYALPALLQQIIDL comes from the coding sequence ATGGAAATCGCACACCTTTTATTCGATTTGGACAGCACGCTCTATGCACCGGAGTCCGATATGACGAAGGGCTTTTTGGAGCGCACGATTACGCTCGTTGCGGATTTTTTTCACATCAGCCGCGAAGAGGCGGCTGAAAGACGCCTTTCCAATCTGCCGCATTATTCGACGACGCTCGAATGGATGCGCCACGAAGGCCTTACGGACATTGAACGCTATTTGGCATACATACATCCCGAAAGCGAAGCGGATGAACTCGATGCCGATGAAAACCTGCGCCCGCTCCTTACATCGATCGATATGCCGAAATCGATTTTAACAAATTCGCCGAGAGAACACGCCGAGCGCGTACTTGAAAAACTGAACGTCGCCGACGAGTTCGAATCGATTTGCGACATACGCGACTGCGCTTTCAAAGGCAAACCCTACGAAAGCGCTTATCGTCGGGCGCTCGAAAAATGCGGAGGCACGATCGGCGACACGCTCTTTTTGGACGATCAACGCAAATATATCGACGGCTATACGGCGCTCGGAGGAAATGCCGTACTCGTCGGTGCGGCAGGTGAAAGTTCGGCTTCAAATGCCGCACGTGAATCGGACTTTGCGCAGGGACGCGTTTTTCGCATACCGAATATTTACGCGCTGCCTGCCCTCTTGCAACAAATTATCGATTTGTAG
- a CDS encoding TetR/AcrR family transcriptional regulator produces the protein MAKKRIDRDKILQAFLTCAFEKSAGAVSLADIASLLGVNKASLYNHFSSRDAICEAAIDFCADYMSGVRFIPETADSLAPLSFSDALAKIVKQYFRSYEIEPLFQMYAFIHSSKFFSSEAARAAERETQKIADDTASFIARFAAEGKLPSTESKAEQTSPLDAGSAGNVNRTGDMRQTDGTPDAGSAGDAPQTLQTAASDALKERALFFARELSAELSAYIVEKKETLRQNPESGAGSLFALPSDDSALAKIIARAEAYWKG, from the coding sequence ATGGCAAAAAAACGGATCGACCGCGATAAAATACTACAAGCCTTTCTCACGTGTGCGTTCGAAAAAAGCGCGGGTGCCGTCTCCCTCGCCGACATCGCCTCTCTCCTCGGCGTAAACAAAGCCTCTCTCTACAATCACTTTTCGAGCAGAGATGCGATCTGTGAAGCCGCGATCGATTTTTGCGCGGACTATATGAGCGGCGTCCGCTTTATTCCCGAAACTGCGGATTCACTCGCCCCGCTTTCGTTTTCCGACGCGCTCGCAAAAATCGTCAAACAGTATTTCCGTTCGTACGAAATCGAACCGCTCTTTCAAATGTATGCGTTTATCCATTCGAGCAAATTTTTTTCATCCGAAGCCGCACGCGCGGCCGAACGCGAAACGCAAAAGATCGCGGACGATACGGCATCTTTTATCGCGCGATTCGCCGCGGAGGGAAAACTGCCGAGCACGGAAAGTAAAGCGGAACAAACGAGCCCGCTCGATGCGGGAAGCGCAGGGAATGTAAACCGTACGGGAGATATGCGGCAGACGGACGGCACGCCCGACGCCGGAAGCGCGGGAGACGCACCGCAAACGCTGCAAACAGCGGCATCCGATGCGCTCAAAGAACGCGCCCTCTTTTTTGCACGGGAGTTGAGCGCGGAGTTGAGCGCGTACATCGTCGAAAAAAAAGAAACGCTTCGGCAAAATCCCGAAAGCGGCGCGGGGAGTCTTTTTGCCCTTCCTTCGGACGATTCGGCGCTTGCAAAAATCATCGCGAGAGCCGAAGCGTATTGGAAAGGCTGA
- a CDS encoding mannose-1-phosphate guanylyltransferase/mannose-6-phosphate isomerase, which produces MLPVILSGGAGSRLWPLSTPDVPKQFLPLTDAKRTMIQQTAMRLDGLDFISSPLVICNEHHIALVRSQLSDIGKLERPVMLEPVARNTAPAIAAAALYCREHEGDGLMLVLPSDATILNVPSFQKAVVKAHKAALKNKYALFGIVPTRAETGYGYIETEAGTLEDVRPVKAFKEKPDEATARRYAAEGNYFWNSGMFVIPAELYLAEMKAFVPEMLAHVKDAYKNAERTDTAVKLNKNDFEAVQGNSIDYAVMERTKNAVVIPLDAGWSDVGSWNIVWELSEKDESGNAANGIAFFKDASGNLIHTEDGKAVALLGIKNCVVIESKDGLLIADMQYVQEVKKAAEQFLK; this is translated from the coding sequence ATGTTGCCCGTAATTCTTTCAGGCGGTGCGGGCTCGCGCCTGTGGCCGCTTTCGACACCCGACGTACCCAAGCAATTTCTCCCGCTCACGGATGCAAAACGAACGATGATTCAGCAGACGGCCATGCGGCTCGACGGTCTCGATTTTATATCGTCTCCGCTCGTAATCTGCAACGAACACCATATCGCTCTTGTCCGCTCGCAGCTTTCGGATATCGGTAAGCTGGAGCGCCCCGTCATGCTCGAACCGGTCGCGCGAAATACCGCACCGGCGATTGCAGCAGCGGCGCTGTACTGCAGAGAGCACGAAGGCGACGGTCTCATGCTCGTCCTTCCCTCCGACGCGACGATTTTAAACGTGCCCTCCTTTCAAAAAGCGGTCGTAAAAGCGCATAAAGCCGCACTGAAAAATAAATACGCGCTGTTCGGTATCGTGCCGACGAGGGCGGAAACCGGATACGGCTACATCGAAACCGAAGCGGGTACGCTCGAAGATGTACGTCCGGTCAAAGCGTTCAAAGAAAAGCCGGATGAAGCGACCGCCCGGCGATACGCCGCGGAAGGAAATTATTTTTGGAACAGCGGTATGTTTGTAATCCCCGCCGAACTGTACCTCGCGGAAATGAAAGCATTCGTACCGGAAATGCTTGCGCACGTAAAAGATGCGTACAAAAACGCCGAACGAACGGATACCGCCGTTAAACTCAATAAAAACGATTTTGAAGCCGTACAGGGCAATTCGATCGACTACGCCGTCATGGAACGCACGAAAAACGCCGTCGTTATTCCGCTCGATGCGGGCTGGAGCGACGTCGGCTCTTGGAACATAGTGTGGGAGCTTTCCGAAAAAGACGAAAGCGGCAACGCGGCAAACGGCATCGCATTTTTCAAAGATGCATCCGGCAATCTCATTCACACGGAAGACGGAAAAGCGGTCGCACTGCTCGGTATAAAAAACTGCGTCGTCATCGAGTCGAAAGACGGACTTCTTATCGCCGATATGCAGTACGTGCAGGAAGTGAAAAAAGCGGCCGAACAATTTTTAAAATAA
- the rplQ gene encoding 50S ribosomal protein L17 codes for MNHKMGFNPLSRTPAHRRAMSRNMVTSLFRFERITTTQSKAKEVRRSAEKLITRAKEDSVHNRREAAKFISDEKILNKLFTEIGPRMKERAGGYTRILKLGFRCGDAADIVILELVDYKLDTSSEEEKAEKKAAKSAEKKNTEKKSAPEKKDAEKKSASEKKSAEKKSDNAKKSAKADKADAKK; via the coding sequence ATGAATCATAAGATGGGATTTAATCCGCTTTCACGCACACCGGCACATCGCAGAGCTATGTCGCGGAATATGGTAACGTCTCTTTTTCGATTCGAACGCATTACGACGACGCAATCGAAAGCGAAAGAAGTGCGCAGATCTGCGGAAAAACTGATTACACGCGCAAAAGAGGATTCCGTACACAACCGCAGAGAAGCGGCAAAGTTTATTTCCGATGAAAAAATCTTAAATAAACTTTTTACGGAAATCGGGCCGCGCATGAAAGAGCGTGCCGGCGGCTATACTCGCATTTTGAAGCTCGGGTTCCGCTGCGGCGATGCCGCCGATATCGTCATCCTCGAACTCGTCGACTATAAACTTGATACGTCGAGCGAAGAGGAAAAGGCCGAAAAGAAAGCTGCGAAGTCGGCGGAAAAAAAGAACACTGAAAAGAAATCGGCTCCCGAAAAAAAGGATGCGGAAAAGAAATCGGCTTCCGAAAAAAAGAGCGCTGAAAAGAAATCGGACAACGCAAAAAAGTCGGCAAAGGCCGATAAAGCCGATGCTAAAAAATAA
- the secY gene encoding preprotein translocase subunit SecY — protein MAGNSIVNMFKIKELRSRLLFTLLILAVFRMGSVLTIPGIDANVLLSYFDELARQNKNAFASYMDFFVGGAFSNFSIFMLGVMPYISTQIIMQLAVIIFPSLKRVAEEDGGQRKIAMWTRVGTIFVCLLQSYAVTVYASSIPNSIIIENRIAFRMLAMITVTTGSMVTIWLGDQITSRGIGNGISMMIFAGIVARLPSAVVELGRKIVAGDVQLVFAIIVLVMFIGIIALVVYEESGERKIPVHYAKRVVGRKMYGGQNTYIPFKINPSNVIPLIFASSLLTFPIQLIQMFGSNRNSARWVSRLASFLTPNGVWYNILLVILIVFFAYFYTQVTLNPTEIAKNIRENGGSIPGVRTDKTEEYLQRILNRLILPGAIFLCAIAILPTFIQTIFRFPQSIAMLMGGTSLIIMVGVDLDTMSQVEALLKMHHHDGLTTKGRIRRSRSL, from the coding sequence ATGGCAGGCAATTCTATCGTGAATATGTTTAAAATCAAAGAGCTCCGCAGTCGTCTGCTCTTTACCCTGTTGATTTTGGCCGTTTTCCGTATGGGAAGCGTCCTGACCATACCGGGTATCGATGCGAACGTGCTTTTGTCCTACTTCGACGAGCTTGCGCGTCAAAACAAAAACGCGTTTGCGAGCTATATGGACTTTTTCGTCGGCGGCGCTTTTTCGAATTTTTCCATTTTCATGCTCGGCGTTATGCCGTACATTTCGACGCAGATCATCATGCAGCTTGCGGTGATCATTTTTCCGTCACTGAAGCGAGTCGCCGAAGAAGACGGCGGGCAACGTAAAATCGCGATGTGGACGCGGGTCGGCACGATATTCGTGTGTCTGCTCCAGTCCTATGCGGTGACGGTCTATGCGTCGAGCATCCCGAATTCGATCATCATCGAAAACAGGATCGCGTTCCGTATGCTCGCGATGATAACCGTTACGACCGGTTCCATGGTGACGATTTGGCTCGGAGACCAAATTACGTCGCGCGGTATCGGCAACGGCATTTCGATGATGATCTTTGCCGGTATCGTCGCGCGTCTTCCGAGCGCGGTCGTGGAACTCGGACGGAAAATCGTTGCGGGCGACGTACAGCTCGTGTTTGCGATCATCGTGCTTGTCATGTTTATCGGCATCATCGCGCTCGTCGTATACGAAGAATCGGGCGAACGGAAGATACCCGTACACTACGCCAAGCGCGTTGTCGGACGGAAAATGTACGGCGGGCAAAACACGTATATCCCGTTTAAGATCAATCCGTCGAACGTCATCCCGCTCATCTTCGCGTCTTCTCTTTTGACGTTCCCGATCCAGCTTATTCAAATGTTCGGAAGCAATCGGAATTCCGCACGGTGGGTGTCGCGCCTCGCATCGTTCCTCACACCGAACGGAGTATGGTATAATATTCTGCTCGTCATCCTCATCGTCTTTTTTGCATACTTCTACACTCAGGTAACGCTGAACCCCACGGAAATTGCAAAAAACATCAGGGAAAACGGAGGTTCCATTCCCGGCGTGCGTACGGATAAAACGGAAGAATATCTGCAGCGGATATTGAATCGGCTCATATTGCCCGGCGCGATTTTTTTGTGCGCTATCGCGATATTGCCGACCTTTATTCAAACGATTTTCAGGTTTCCGCAGTCGATCGCTATGCTGATGGGCGGAACGTCGTTGATCATTATGGTCGGTGTCGATTTGGATACGATGAGTCAGGTTGAAGCCCTTCTCAAAATGCACCATCACGACGGATTGACGACGAAGGGCAGAATCAGGAGGTCGCGGAGCCTCTAG
- the aspS gene encoding aspartate--tRNA ligase, with protein sequence MENLKRSVTCGELRKSDVGKTVVLNGWVHRTRDLGGIFFISLRDRYGITQVLVGPDAAQSVKKTAASLKSEYCIAVRGTVSARGDKDVNADMPTGEIEVAACDIEIFTASDPLPFAIDEVRQKDGTVVLPNEDLRLKYRYLDLRRAPMQHHIILRSQVTFAVREYLTQQGFLEIETPTFIKSTPEGARDYLVPSRVHAGKFYSLPQSPQLYKQLLMVSGFDKYFQIARCYRDEDARGDRQPEFTQIDMEMSFTDREEVLGVTEGMMGWVFKKTMNFDLPLRFDRLSWEDAFDLYGSDKPDLRFDLKMQDAAFMAELSDFNAFKAGAANAGRDIERHKRSAIKALVVKNVADKYSRKMIEALEAAAKTYKAKGLAWMKVDGEGAFEGGISKFYAGKEKEICEKLGAEKNDLLLFVSDERWQTACVALGAVRKQLGKELDLYDPRDRFHFVWIIDFPYFAWNEDESKWETEHHMFTLPQKKYWDTLERDPGAVKGDLYDLVLNGYELASGSMRINDPELQKRIFKIVGYSEERAQKAFGFLVRAFQFGAPPHGGIAPGLDRLIMLMEGEESIHEVIAFPKNNLAASPMDESPSEVERIQLDELHIAVTEKEDAKDV encoded by the coding sequence ATGGAAAATTTAAAACGAAGCGTTACCTGCGGAGAACTCCGAAAAAGCGATGTCGGTAAAACCGTCGTCTTAAACGGCTGGGTGCACCGCACGCGCGATTTGGGCGGTATCTTTTTTATCAGTCTGCGCGACCGCTACGGCATAACGCAAGTGCTCGTCGGACCCGATGCGGCACAAAGCGTCAAAAAAACCGCGGCTTCGCTCAAAAGCGAATACTGCATTGCAGTGCGCGGCACCGTTTCCGCGCGGGGCGATAAAGACGTCAACGCCGATATGCCGACGGGTGAAATCGAAGTGGCGGCCTGCGATATCGAAATCTTTACGGCTTCCGATCCGCTGCCCTTTGCGATCGACGAAGTGCGCCAAAAGGACGGAACTGTCGTATTGCCGAATGAAGATCTCCGTTTAAAATACCGCTATCTCGATCTGCGCCGTGCTCCGATGCAGCATCATATCATATTGCGCTCTCAAGTGACTTTCGCCGTCCGCGAATATCTTACGCAGCAGGGCTTTCTTGAAATCGAAACGCCGACTTTTATTAAATCGACGCCGGAAGGTGCGCGCGATTATCTCGTGCCTTCGCGCGTGCATGCGGGGAAATTTTATTCGCTGCCGCAAAGCCCGCAGCTGTACAAACAGCTTTTGATGGTTTCGGGTTTCGATAAATATTTTCAAATCGCCCGATGTTACCGCGACGAAGATGCGCGCGGCGACCGGCAGCCTGAGTTTACGCAGATCGATATGGAGATGAGCTTTACCGACCGCGAAGAAGTGCTCGGCGTAACCGAAGGCATGATGGGCTGGGTTTTTAAAAAGACGATGAACTTCGATTTGCCTCTGCGCTTCGACCGGCTTTCGTGGGAGGACGCGTTCGATTTGTACGGTTCGGATAAACCCGATCTCCGCTTCGATTTGAAAATGCAGGACGCGGCTTTTATGGCAGAACTCTCGGATTTCAACGCGTTCAAAGCGGGAGCTGCAAACGCAGGGCGCGATATCGAACGGCACAAACGCTCGGCGATAAAAGCGCTCGTCGTCAAAAACGTCGCCGACAAGTACAGCCGGAAAATGATCGAAGCGCTCGAAGCGGCTGCAAAGACGTATAAAGCGAAGGGGCTCGCGTGGATGAAAGTCGACGGTGAGGGCGCGTTCGAAGGCGGCATCTCTAAATTCTATGCGGGCAAAGAAAAAGAGATTTGCGAAAAGCTCGGCGCCGAAAAAAACGATTTGCTTTTGTTTGTGAGCGACGAAAGATGGCAGACCGCCTGCGTCGCACTCGGTGCCGTGCGCAAGCAGCTCGGTAAAGAACTCGATCTCTATGATCCCCGTGATCGGTTTCACTTTGTGTGGATTATCGACTTTCCGTATTTTGCGTGGAACGAAGACGAGAGCAAGTGGGAAACGGAACACCACATGTTTACGCTTCCGCAAAAAAAATATTGGGATACGCTCGAGCGCGATCCGGGTGCCGTCAAAGGCGATCTCTACGATTTGGTACTCAACGGCTACGAGCTTGCATCCGGTTCCATGCGTATCAACGATCCCGAACTGCAAAAACGCATTTTTAAAATCGTCGGCTACAGCGAAGAGCGCGCGCAAAAAGCGTTCGGTTTTCTCGTGCGCGCATTTCAATTCGGAGCTCCTCCGCACGGCGGCATCGCACCGGGTCTCGACCGCCTTATCATGCTCATGGAAGGGGAAGAGAGCATCCACGAAGTGATCGCCTTTCCGAAAAATAATTTGGCCGCTTCTCCGATGGACGAGAGTCCGAGCGAAGTGGAGCGGATACAGCTCGATGAACTGCACATCGCGGTAACCGAAAAGGAAGATGCAAAAGACGTATGA
- a CDS encoding type II toxin-antitoxin system VapC family toxin: MEERNTPAAVVDASFMAAYFLGLFTGKETSREQGFSKAREAISAIVSQNGQFFVPNIFFYEMGNILYIAAHKRITKTERHEIEYDLFELPIVIDGNCDAALMMRIQEFADKHSLSFYDASYLELSGRLQLPLLTFDSALENASRTEGVRKYTSRKN, translated from the coding sequence ATGGAAGAGCGTAACACTCCGGCAGCCGTCGTTGATGCATCGTTTATGGCAGCGTATTTTCTCGGGCTTTTTACGGGAAAAGAAACTTCGCGCGAACAGGGATTTTCAAAAGCGCGTGAGGCGATTTCTGCAATCGTTTCGCAAAACGGGCAATTTTTTGTGCCGAATATATTTTTTTATGAAATGGGCAATATCCTGTACATTGCGGCGCACAAACGCATTACAAAAACGGAGCGGCATGAAATCGAATACGATTTGTTCGAACTTCCGATCGTCATCGACGGAAACTGCGATGCTGCACTCATGATGCGAATCCAAGAATTCGCCGATAAGCACTCGCTTTCGTTTTACGACGCATCCTATCTCGAACTTTCCGGGCGGCTGCAGCTGCCGCTGCTCACGTTCGATTCGGCGCTCGAAAACGCATCTCGTACCGAAGGCGTACGAAAGTACACATCTCGAAAAAATTAA
- the rpmJ gene encoding 50S ribosomal protein L36 translates to MKVRTSVKPICANCKVIKRGGIIRIICTNPKHKQKQG, encoded by the coding sequence ATGAAAGTACGAACCAGCGTAAAACCGATCTGCGCAAACTGCAAGGTCATCAAACGGGGCGGCATTATCCGCATCATTTGCACGAATCCGAAGCATAAGCAGAAACAGGGCTAA
- a CDS encoding FAD:protein FMN transferase, whose translation MKNVFGFNEFNKIERGRALIKRCFGVPLFRQYFQNSIFALLIIIFSICFASCERTADPRTEALMGTVCTVNAYDDGTKSLYDELFARLHEIDETFSVTIDSSEISAINKAAGERSVSVSSDTAYVVRSALAFAELTGGAFDPTVGPLVKLWGINTDHARVPAQSEIDAVLPLINWRDVSAADDNTVMLKRRGMALDLGGIVKGYAADELTKILKARKVRRAIVDLGGNIFVYGKKKDGSPWRVGIKDPNDPEGVPAIVLNVANSTIVTSGVYERFFTENGVRYHHILDVKTGYPAASGLLSSTIVCESSMAADALSTSVFVLGKEGGMDLLHRIQSSAGTPLAEIPGLHAQVLGIFIEEDGSVSASKALEGSLEAPAVKFE comes from the coding sequence ATGAAAAACGTTTTCGGTTTTAATGAATTTAATAAAATCGAGAGGGGTCGCGCTTTAATAAAACGCTGTTTCGGAGTGCCTTTGTTCAGACAATATTTTCAAAACTCGATATTCGCCTTATTAATTATTATTTTTTCTATTTGCTTTGCTTCCTGCGAGCGTACTGCGGATCCGCGTACCGAAGCCCTCATGGGAACGGTGTGCACGGTGAACGCGTACGACGACGGCACGAAATCGCTGTACGACGAACTCTTCGCACGGCTGCATGAAATCGATGAGACTTTCAGCGTCACTATCGACTCTTCGGAAATCTCCGCAATAAATAAAGCTGCCGGTGAACGAAGCGTTTCCGTTTCTTCCGATACGGCCTACGTCGTTAGATCTGCTCTCGCCTTTGCGGAACTCACCGGCGGCGCCTTCGACCCGACCGTCGGCCCGCTCGTAAAGCTGTGGGGCATCAATACCGATCACGCGCGCGTACCCGCACAGAGCGAAATCGATGCGGTGCTGCCCTTGATAAACTGGCGCGATGTTTCCGCAGCAGACGACAATACCGTCATGCTCAAGCGGCGCGGTATGGCGCTCGACTTGGGCGGCATCGTCAAAGGCTACGCTGCAGACGAATTGACGAAAATTTTAAAAGCGCGAAAAGTACGCCGCGCCATCGTCGATTTGGGCGGCAACATCTTCGTGTACGGCAAAAAAAAGGACGGCTCTCCGTGGCGTGTCGGCATTAAAGATCCGAACGATCCCGAAGGCGTGCCGGCTATCGTTTTGAATGTGGCAAATTCGACGATCGTGACGAGCGGCGTCTACGAGCGTTTTTTTACGGAAAACGGCGTACGCTATCATCACATACTTGACGTAAAGACGGGATATCCTGCAGCCAGCGGTTTGCTTTCTTCGACGATCGTGTGCGAATCGAGCATGGCGGCCGACGCGCTTTCGACGAGCGTTTTCGTGCTCGGTAAAGAAGGCGGCATGGATCTGCTGCACAGGATACAGTCGTCGGCCGGTACGCCTCTTGCCGAGATTCCGGGGCTTCACGCGCAAGTGCTCGGCATATTTATCGAAGAAGACGGAAGCGTAAGCGCATCGAAAGCGCTTGAAGGTTCGCTCGAAGCGCCTGCCGTAAAGTTCGAATAG
- the rpsK gene encoding 30S ribosomal protein S11, which yields MATVKKRKEKKSVYEGNVYIQATFNNTIVTITDLQGNTIAWASSGGLGFRGAKKSTPFAAQSVAESAVQKAASYGLREVHVYVKGPGMGRENAIRSIGSMGLKVKSISDVTPIPHNGCRPRKTRSM from the coding sequence ATGGCTACGGTTAAAAAGCGAAAAGAAAAAAAGAGCGTATACGAAGGCAACGTATACATTCAAGCTACATTCAATAATACGATCGTTACGATTACCGACTTGCAGGGCAATACGATTGCATGGGCGTCTTCCGGCGGGCTCGGCTTCCGCGGAGCGAAAAAATCGACTCCGTTTGCCGCTCAGTCGGTTGCGGAATCCGCCGTTCAAAAAGCCGCGAGTTACGGCTTGCGCGAAGTCCACGTGTACGTTAAGGGGCCGGGAATGGGACGTGAAAACGCGATCCGCTCCATCGGCAGTATGGGACTTAAAGTAAAATCGATTTCCGACGTTACACCGATTCCCCATAACGGATGCCGCCCGCGCAAAACGCGCAGCATGTAA
- a CDS encoding DNA-directed RNA polymerase subunit alpha, whose translation MARKNLLKGFKKPKGITYTPLETNPNYGKFTAYPFETGFGTTIGNTLRRVLLSSIQGYAVTSVRITSYGADGVPHVISSEFEAIPNIAEDTLEVINSLKQIRLRLPGDTEQDTILYEFKGPGTVKSDDFAKEGELEIMTKDALIFTMTDGARVDIEIQVDLGRGYVPAEVNEHYIEIVGTIPMDAIFTPIVKVKYAIEPCRVGQRNDYDKLVLEIWTDGTISPEDALAEAAKIAEEHFRIFINFDDSAISGGDDGDEGDKHIREILNTPVDELELSVRSSNCLKNANIRTIGELTKKTEDDITKTRNFGKKSLTEIKEKLQEWGLTLGMTDYSHLKNLNITKKEETDES comes from the coding sequence ATGGCTCGCAAAAATCTGCTCAAAGGTTTTAAAAAGCCGAAAGGCATTACTTACACTCCGCTCGAAACGAATCCGAATTACGGAAAGTTTACGGCGTATCCTTTTGAAACGGGATTCGGGACGACGATCGGCAATACGCTCCGCCGTGTCCTGCTTTCTTCGATTCAGGGCTATGCGGTCACGTCCGTCAGAATTACATCGTACGGTGCTGACGGTGTTCCGCACGTTATTTCAAGCGAATTCGAAGCGATTCCGAATATTGCGGAAGACACGCTGGAAGTTATCAACAGCTTAAAACAGATACGTTTGCGATTGCCCGGCGATACCGAGCAGGACACGATTTTGTATGAGTTCAAGGGACCCGGCACGGTCAAAAGCGACGACTTTGCCAAAGAGGGCGAACTTGAAATCATGACGAAGGATGCCCTCATCTTTACGATGACGGACGGAGCACGGGTCGATATCGAAATTCAAGTCGATTTGGGCAGGGGCTATGTTCCGGCCGAAGTAAACGAGCACTATATCGAAATCGTCGGTACGATTCCGATGGATGCGATTTTTACTCCGATCGTCAAAGTAAAGTACGCGATCGAACCGTGCCGCGTCGGACAAAGAAACGATTACGACAAGCTCGTGCTCGAAATCTGGACGGACGGAACGATTTCTCCCGAAGACGCGCTCGCGGAAGCGGCAAAAATCGCCGAAGAGCATTTCAGAATTTTTATCAACTTCGACGACAGTGCGATTTCCGGCGGAGACGACGGCGATGAAGGGGACAAGCACATCCGCGAAATCCTCAATACGCCCGTAGACGAACTTGAACTTTCGGTGCGTTCGTCGAACTGTCTGAAAAATGCGAATATCCGCACGATCGGCGAACTTACGAAAAAAACCGAAGACGATATCACGAAAACGCGAAACTTCGGCAAAAAGAGTCTTACGGAAATTAAAGAAAAGCTTCAGGAATGGGGTTTGACGCTCGGCATGACCGATTACAGTCATCTGAAGAATTTGAATATCACAAAGAAGGAAGAAACAGATGAATCATAA